The region TATTCCTCAACAGGTAAAGCTCTTTACCATTACATTTGCCAGTAACAATAAATGGAAATTAGAAATCCTGCATTTTTTTGAAGGTCATGTTATTGAATCTAAAATGGGATTAATTTCGGTGTCACGTCACTGCGTAGGTCTGATACTTGTAGAAACAACTTTTGGTGCACTTATcagtctaatatgtccaggaacAGTCTCGATTTTCATATTATGTCACTTGCCTTCCACTCCTTTGCAGTGGGTGGTTTCTCTTCCTTAGcagtctgccagcactataggagctGGAACTTCCTTTGTCTCCGTTCCCAGCATGCTTTGCTCCTGGCATTGTTTACTGACTTGTTTGCTATGACCTGAAAGCCCTGTCTCTGTCTTATACCTGTATGCAGTTTGACTGCCAAGAGAGCAGAATCATAAAGAGGAAGATCTACTCCCTCTTCCTGTAGCAGAAAAAAGACCTTCCCCCTCTTCCTGTAGTGAGAAAAAGACCTTCCCCCTCTTCCTGTAGTGAGAAAAAGACCTTCCCCCTCTTCATGTAGTGAGAAAAAGACCTTCCCCCTCTTCCTGTGGTGGGAAAAAGACCTTCCCCCTCTTCCTGTGGTGGGAAAAAGACCTGTCCCCTCTTCTTGTGGTGGGAAAAAGACCCACTCCCTTTATCTGGAAAACCCCCCGCCCTCCTCTTCCTGTAGCGAGAAAAAGACCCGCCCCCTCTTGTAGCTGGAAAAAGACCCTCCCACTCTTTCTGTAGCGGAGCAAAAGACCCGCCCCCTCTTTCTGTAGCAGGGCAAAAGACCCGCCCCCTATTTCTGTAGCAGGGCAAAAGACACGCCCCCTCTTTCTGAAACAGGGCAAAAGACCCTCCTCCTCTTTCTATAGTGGGAAAAGACCCTCCTCCTCTTTCTATAGTGGGAAAAAGACCCGCCCCCTCTTTCTATAGTGGGAAAAAGACCCGCCCCCTCTTTCTATAGTGGGAAAAAGACCCACCCCCTCTTTCTATAGTGAGAAAAAGACCCACCCCCTCTTTCTATAGTGAGAAAAAGACCCGCCCCCTCTTTCTGTAGCGGGCAGGGAAAAGACTCAGCCCCAAATCTTGTAGAGACAAAGCCCTGACCCGCTTGACTGTATCCATTTAATATCCTTTATGTATTTTTCTGAGATCACTTTCTACTGAATTTATTGCATGTTTTCCAGGAAAATACTTTTAATTCGACCAAAAATGGTGTTGGCTAATGCTGGGAATTACAGGGAGCTGCGCTGGTTCACACCATGGAGTAAGTCAAGGTAAAGCCCGACAGCCATGTTATCAGCCTAATTCATTACATAGGAGCTAATTAATTTTGCATTGTGCTGTTCTTCTCACTTTTTtgacttagggtatgttcccactgtcagtaaacactgcaggttggacgctgtgtacatctacatcgtccaatccgcagcgtctagATGTCACAGCttagtggataggatttcaagaaatcccttttccactatgcgtgcaccggcgcccgtggcttccctgcggagacgaacatgtggcgcatctttccagactgcagcatgtctatttatcttgaggagacgctcagtctctgcaagataaatatcaccctgcaatgtattgggcgcggtgattccgcacggtgcaatgaacatatgcggaattacctgtgttcaaaagccagcagcgctttggatggggcAGATGTGCTGCCtcgaaagcgctgccgattactgatcgCGGGAACATACCCCTAGATTTTCCATAACTTTATGATTGTTGGACCTATAGGACCCCTTCCGCTTTGTCAGTGAAGGGGCGATAGATCTGGTGCAGCTCTGCCACTATCCTGTACCGCAGCGCTCTCAGCCACCTGGCTGTACAGAGAACTGCAGCTTAGTTCTCAGGGTCAGTGGTGGTCATGGAGGTCGGACCCCAACAGTTGTAAAGTAATGACATGTTTTAGAGATAAGATATCACGTTATAGGGTGTGGACGCCACTTTAGAAAGCCTTTTCTAACTTGCGTTGCTTGATGTGAGCACAGACTACATGTAACATGCAACTGGACTCACACCCGTTTCTTGCCTTTTAGAGAAATTGAGGATCACTTTCTTCCCAGAACCATCCAGCAGATCACAGGACAGGTCTGACTTCTATTTCCTTCCGCCGCCATTATTACACAGCTTTTCCTGATGAGCTACAGATGAGCGAATCGATTTGTAACTAAATGGGTTCTTTACACATTTCACCAAAATTTGACATTCTTTCGTATCCAAAATTTGGGGTTTTCAGCTGCCGGAGCTCCCTGTTTTTCCACAAGGCTCGTCGTCTCTTTAGGCGATGTGGCCGGTCATTTGGCCTCATAGGCAATTTAGTGTTCGTAAAAGGCCCTGTGCAAGATAAGAAAACATTTTGACATCTGTAAGGAGTGATAAGTAGCAGATGATATGTCTGATGTGTCCAGAAATGGCTGTCATTATCTTGTAGGACACGGTACCATTTGGTGATGCAGTCTTGGCAACGAAGGACACTTGCCTGGGGTCTGAGATCTGTGAAGAGCTGTGGGCACCTAACAGGTAACTGGCACACAAATAAGAAAGTGCCCCCATATCAGGGTTTAACCCTTTGCCAACGTCTGTGTACATCCTATGTCAGGTTCAGGTATATGGAGGCGGATTCAGTTACTAAGCCCGATCCATACACAGCTGATGCTGGCCGTGTTATACAGCCATCACCTGCTCCTAGCATAGGCAACCTGGGCTAGCTCTGGTCACTTCTGTGTAACCATTTAAATCCCGTCATCAGTCTTTGGACGCATAGTACAGATGATGCCATTTTGGCACCATTTCGCCCATCAGCTCCCCCTCATAACACGACCATGAGGGACCCAGGAAAATGTTATATTCGGTATTGCTGCAGCTGTAAAATTTCATTTTGTTAGAACATAGAATTAATTACGGTAAGCTCCTATAATAATTCCacgaagagagaaaaaaaagccaaacaccagaatggccatttttggggggtcaccatcttttttaaaaaaatgtgaataaacatcatatgtaccccaaaatggtaccaacaaaAAAATCAgctcataataaaaaataaaaaaaaaagcaggccCGTAAATGGAAAAATTGAAAAATTTACTCCGAAAATGGAAAAATAAACcccaattatttttaattttttttaatcaatttctGAATTCTTTTTTAAtcactaaaataacaaaaaaaatacaagtgatataatacagagatattgctgtaatcgtacagacCTCAAGAATCCTGTCTCCaggtaatttttaccatacaatacatgttttaaaaaaaatgaaaacctaAAAAAACAATGGAATATGGCATTTTTTACCCCATTTTTCCACACTTGGACTTTTTTCTGGTACATTATAATGTGTCATTCAAAACCACAACCACAAAATGAGTCAAAAAAGAATAAAATTATACCTCTTGTTAGAAGGAGAGGAAAAATGCACCCAAAGGCATGAAAAATTGCCCAGCGATGGATGGGTTACAGAGGGGCCCGTCATTATGGTGCTGGGTGTGGACATTTTTTGTTCAACATCCATGCCATGACCCTTGGTTCAGTTCTCATCCCTACGTCCACTGATATTGCCTTTCTTCTGGAGAGGGAAGTCCTGCCCAATCAGAAATAGGACCAGTCATGGCTGGACCCTTCTCTCCCAGGGCCCCACAGCTGCCCTAGGCCAGCATGATGTATGGACCCTGGTCTTCGTAACCATATAGCAATGAGACTCGACCATTGTTCTTTTTTCCGCAGTCCTCACATTGACATGGGCCTGGACGGTGTGGAGATATTCACTAATGGCTCAGGGAGTCACCATGAGTTGAGGAAAGCCTACCTGAGAGTAGATCTGGTCAAGTCCACAACTACAAAGGTGGGCACCACTCTGATCAGCTGCTCCATATGTACCGATCAATGGAGGTTGGAGCTCTCCCACATGAAGCCACAAGTCTCCTGGTGTGGCATTTCCTGAAGAAGGAGAATTAGTTGCATTAGTCCTCACACCTGCGCCGTGCTGGTACCACTGACCTCCTATGGAGTATGATCTCATTACTTTGTGTTACAGAATGGCGGCATTTACCTTCTCTCCAATTTACGGGGCTGCGACAGCGACCGACTCTACTATGATGGCTGCTCGATGATCTCGATCAATGGAGACATTGTAGCTCAGGGCTCACAGTTTTCTCTCGAAAATGTGGTAAGATAAAGAATATAAATATGTGATGTTCTTTTAAGGAGATTTTAAGGGTGACTCTAACTTGATGCCAGACGTATAGACACAATCAGGAGGGCAGGTGGTAGAGCGGCCGAGCCGGGGTTTGTGATACCGGAGGCCTTTATAGGTGTGATGAACAGTTGACTCGACATCGGGACCAGTCTGGGTAATTTTTGGTAGGAGACACCTTTTAAAGAGACAATAACCCTAGAACCTACTTTTTTAATGAATGGAAGGTGGGCTCTTTTTTGAGACCCTCATCTATTAGCTAGAGCAGCTACAAAGATTGTCTCTTGctctggaggacccaacatgtcCGTGCGTTATTGAAAGTATGTAATGCCTTAATTCCCCTCTGGGGGCGCTGCAGTGGAAAGGATTATCAGATTACAGTTGATTACAGAGGGACCCTTCTAACAAAAAGGTGTTCCCAAAGGGGAAAAGTGTCACTTATATACGACATATACCGCAAACAAATTATTCATATGAACCTTGATGCAGTTTTCAGGCAACTCACAGCAATTTTTTTTGCACGTGTTTAAATGGGTTttctaattattaaaaaaaaacatgcagcagactctaaaatatatatattaaaaaaatcccACGCTCACCTTACTGATCACTTCCACCCTTCTTCCAATGCTGCACAGGTCCCCTGCCTGTCTCTGTGGCTCATCTCCTGTCCAGGAtggacatgtgactgctgcagccagtcactgctgAGGCtcctgattgtctgcagcagttacATACCAATCCTGACCCTGGAAGACTTTCATAAATTGCTGGGAGATCAGGGCATTAGGAGAGGAGCGTCGGAGATTGTTACGTTGAATATGAGCCAGATGTAAAAAGAAaagaggaaaacccctttaatatttaaTTTAGGATAAGATATTAAAATTGACCTAGTGGTGGTCTGACTCGCAGGTATGGATTGGTGGGCCAACTCCCTGCCCCCAAGCTTCAGTACGGTATAGCTGTACAGTGCTGAGCTCGAGCAAAAATTCTCACACACCCTTAATTTTGTTTATCAAGAGCGTTCCGGTGATATGGACCCACATCAATTAATTATTAATGGAGTCGATCCTAAGGACAGACCATCATTATTAATCTCCtgagctgacacactgcaacaaacCTGCAGCCAAGTTCTTATGTGCTACACgcagattttgttgcagatttcGATGCAGATCTCATATTATTGAAAAGTGTGAAAATCTGCAACAGTATCAACATGCCGCAAAATAGACAATCCTCGGCTTCCGTCGATTTCCATGAGAAGGTTTTCTAAAACACAATCCACAAATAATCTGCTGTAAATTCCTACAGGTTTTTGTTGCAGAATTGGCTCAGGAAATCTGCAGCGGTTCCTCCACCTGTGATTTTACTTTGGCTTTGGATGCAAAATGTGAACCGTTTTTATCATTTTGTTCTTGATCCCACAGGAAGTTCTCACGGCCACTTTAGACTTGGAAGACGTCCGCAGTTACAGGGCTCACACGTCATCTCGCTGCATTTCTGTAAGAGACTTCTCAGTTTGCCTCAAATCTTAATCAAAACATCACCTATTTGTGTTGTGAAGGCTAGGAGTTTAATATTAATATCtcaacatataatatatatatttactgtgaTACGGGCAGATTTCATATCCTCTATAATTTACTCTGTATTTTAGTTGAGCCCCATTCACTTGTATAAGCATGAGCTGCAGTACCGTACACAACCTATAGACaaaaagtggcgctgtttctgaaccAAATAAGCCATTCTTTGTTGTGTTGTGTAGGCGAGCAGAGTGCCCCCTTTTCACAGAATACATGTGGACTTCTCGCTGTCCTCCTTTGATGATGTATGTACCCTCACATCTGAGCCAATCAAATGGAATTACCACACCCCCGCGGAAGAAATAAGGTATCGGGAGCTCGGCCATTGGAGGAGAGGTgacattttgcaatttttattcATTCACAATTGTGCTTGTGATTTCAGCCTTGGACCTGCGTGCTGGCTCTGGGATTATTTACGACGAAGTAAACAGGTAGAGTATATATTGAGGTTGAGTCCGGAGCCCCCTATAGCAGCAGTCCGGAGCCCCCTATAACGGCAGTCGGGAGCCCATTACAATGGCAGTCGGGAGCCCCTTATAAAGGCAGTCGGGAGCCCCTTATAAAGGcagtctggagccccttataacgGCTGTCGGGAGCCCCTTATAACCGCAGTCGGGAGCCTCCTACAACAGCAGTCGGGAGCCCCTTATAACGGCATTCAGGAGCCCCTTACAACGGCATTCAGGAGCCCCTTACAACGGCATTCGGGAGCCCCTTACAACGGCATTCGGGAGCCCCTTACAACGGCAGTCGGGAGCCCCCTATAATGGCAGTCGGTAGCCCCCTATAACGCCAATTGGgagtcccctataacagcagttgggAGCCCCTCTATAACAGCAGTCGGGAGCCCCTTACAACGGCAGTCAGGAGCCCCCTATAATGGCAGTTGGGAGCCCCTCTATAACAGCAGTCGGGAGCCCCTTACAACGGCAGTCAGGAGCCCCCTATAATGGCAGttgggagccccctataacagcaatcGGGAGTCCCTTATAACTGCAGTCAGGAGCccctctataacagcagtccgGAGCCCCTTACAATGGCAGTCGGGAGCCCCCTACAATGGCAGTCGGGAGCCCCTTACAACGGcaatcaggagccccatacaacGTCAGTCGGGAGCCCCCCTATAACGTCAGTCGGAAGCCCTCCTATAACGGCAGTCGGGAGCCCCCCTATAACGGCAGTCGGGAGCCCCCCTATAACGGCAGTTGGGAGTCCCTTATAACGGCAGTCGGGAGCCCCCCTATAGCGGCAGTTGGGAGCCCCCCTTACAACGGTAGTCGGGATCCCCTCATAACGGCAGTCGGGAGCCCCCCTTACAACGGTAGTCGGGATCCCCTCATAACGGCAGTCGTGAGCCCCTTATAACGGAAGTCGGGAGCCCCCCTATAGAAGCAGTGCAGAgcccccttataacagcagtctggagccctcctataacagcagtccggagtccccttataacagcagtccggagtccccctatagcagcagtctggatGAGTTTGTGGCTGGTATGGGATCTGATGCCCTTCCATTTATTCCATGTAATGGATTTGTAGCTCACCCTGTGCCTTCTCTTGCCTTTCAGGGGGGcttcctgcttcctctcagcgGCGGGGTGGACAGCTCGGCAGTGGCCTGCATTGTGTTCTCCATGTGCCGTCTCGTCTGTCAGGCCGTGGCTGCCGGCAGTAAGTCACACGGGGGATGTTTCCTGACACAACATTCAGTGGTTTTTCTTTAATCTTTTACCCATTTCTGATATTTTTCGTAAGATGACGACGTTCTGTCCGATGTCCGTCAGGTGGTCGGTGACGCCGTGTACGAGCCGCGGACGCCCCAGGATCTGTGCAGCCGCCTCCTCACCACCTGCTACATGGCCACCGAGAACTCTTCACGTGAGACACGGGAGCGGGCCGGGATGTTGGCCCAACAAATAGGCAGGTACTTTTGGGCTTTTTGAGAccacattaaaggggtattcttctCCAGGATATCCCTTTATGACCCAACCTGATCTGAGAATAAAGGGGACCCATCCTTCAGTTTTCCCTGCACATTGGGTGTTTCCGCCTAAGTGGGGCCATGCTGCAGTTTCCTGCatccaaaaatctgcaaaaaaaacagtAAAGAGGGCACAGTGCTCAATCAGTGCAGCGGCTCCTTTATTCTCACTTTCTATGAGGGTCCCACTATTCACGAGCCATTTAATGCTGCCAGGTATGTTGGCACATTTGGGGGGGCAGTTTTCGCCATCAGCCCTATAACTTGTCAGTCTTTCTGATTATGTTCGATCCTTTTGTATCTTCAGTTACCACCTGACCCCGAACATTGATACCGCTGTAAAAGCCGTGAT is a window of Ranitomeya variabilis isolate aRanVar5 chromosome 2, aRanVar5.hap1, whole genome shotgun sequence DNA encoding:
- the NADSYN1 gene encoding glutamine-dependent NAD(+) synthetase translates to MGRKVTLATCSLNQWALDFEGNLHRILQSIKIAKEKGARYRLGPELEICGYGCSDHFFESDTILHSFQVVAKLLESPVTADIICDVGMPVMHKNVRYNCRVIFLNRKILLIRPKMVLANAGNYRELRWFTPWSKSREIEDHFLPRTIQQITGQDTVPFGDAVLATKDTCLGSEICEELWAPNSPHIDMGLDGVEIFTNGSGSHHELRKAYLRVDLVKSTTTKNGGIYLLSNLRGCDSDRLYYDGCSMISINGDIVAQGSQFSLENVEVLTATLDLEDVRSYRAHTSSRCISASRVPPFHRIHVDFSLSSFDDVCTLTSEPIKWNYHTPAEEISLGPACWLWDYLRRSKQGGFLLPLSGGVDSSAVACIVFSMCRLVCQAVAAGNDDVLSDVRQVVGDAVYEPRTPQDLCSRLLTTCYMATENSSRETRERAGMLAQQIGSYHLTPNIDTAVKAVIGVFTMVTGKTPQFRVHGGSGPENLALQNVQARIRMVVAYLFAQLSLWTRGLPGGLLVLGSANVDESLRGYLTKYDCSSADINPIGGISKTDLRGFIQYCIDGFQLTALRSILSAPPTAELEPLTDGQVSQTDEDDMGMTYDELSVYGRLRKVVRTGPYSMFCKLLLMWKEMSPRKVAEKVKHFFRMYSMNRHKMTTLTPAYHAESYSPDDNRYDLRPFLYNTAWSWQFCCIDEQVSHLEDCQKGALCEEVN